A portion of the Leptospira noumeaensis genome contains these proteins:
- a CDS encoding 6-hydroxymethylpterin diphosphokinase MptE-like protein produces the protein MVLGIGALYIVRSFTESPNEHQTIVFWEPHKEIYELKEFQSELQTLENQAKSKGILWFLITGTTPNWSELKAKINFLPNVSESLRSKWSLYATPSYERLFPELTKTCQTYFQSQQSSNEINRNTIQHFRHLWTHNYLKNRTSLFSNKTSFQWFQSFSGKNTSVLFVGASPGLEIDLPKIQKERNRLLIFASDTALGYLLPNGIIPDYIVSFDSGRGTNYHFLLDVPKYIPIITWLGGSSYIFELTNPKILVNTGHPLDQILEHLFLNGLGKIWPHYSNPSLNLLGMVDSLTKSIENRNFFITGVSFLAERGKSHCKGTGYERYYLPNTSRLRSLEFITKRLYSGERKGKNQKAWEEMNRKNSLSLFQFFSDAKETNFQSKKDQEHSLETFQGFPPSIAELAKWANQDHSGIIHKKTLTTWLRFSLS, from the coding sequence GTGGTTTTGGGTATTGGTGCTTTATACATTGTTAGATCTTTTACAGAATCACCAAACGAACACCAAACTATCGTTTTCTGGGAACCTCACAAAGAAATTTATGAATTAAAAGAATTTCAATCGGAGTTACAAACCCTTGAAAACCAGGCAAAATCGAAAGGAATCCTTTGGTTTTTGATTACGGGAACCACCCCTAATTGGTCAGAATTAAAAGCCAAAATCAATTTTCTTCCCAATGTTTCTGAATCTTTACGATCCAAATGGAGTTTGTACGCCACTCCAAGTTATGAAAGGTTGTTTCCTGAACTTACGAAAACCTGCCAAACCTACTTTCAATCACAACAGTCCTCAAACGAAATCAACAGGAACACAATCCAACATTTCCGTCATCTATGGACTCATAACTATTTAAAAAACAGAACCAGCCTTTTTTCTAACAAAACTAGTTTCCAATGGTTCCAATCCTTTTCAGGAAAAAATACATCCGTTTTGTTTGTGGGAGCAAGTCCAGGTTTGGAAATTGACCTACCCAAAATTCAAAAAGAAAGAAACCGTCTTCTGATTTTTGCCAGTGACACAGCTCTCGGATACCTTTTGCCAAACGGAATCATCCCTGATTATATTGTATCTTTTGATTCAGGTCGAGGAACTAATTATCATTTTTTATTAGATGTACCAAAATATATCCCCATCATTACTTGGTTAGGTGGGTCATCTTATATTTTTGAATTAACCAATCCCAAAATTCTAGTCAATACCGGCCACCCTCTGGATCAAATTCTAGAGCATTTATTTTTGAATGGACTTGGAAAAATTTGGCCACATTATTCCAATCCCAGTTTGAATTTGCTTGGGATGGTAGATTCCCTTACGAAATCGATAGAAAATAGAAATTTTTTTATTACAGGTGTTAGTTTTTTAGCAGAACGTGGGAAATCCCATTGTAAGGGCACTGGTTACGAAAGGTATTATTTGCCAAACACGAGTCGGCTAAGAAGTTTAGAGTTTATCACCAAACGTTTGTATTCTGGCGAAAGAAAAGGCAAAAATCAAAAAGCTTGGGAAGAGATGAATCGAAAAAATTCTCTTTCTCTGTTTCAATTTTTTTCCGACGCAAAGGAAACAAATTTCCAATCCAAAAAAGATCAGGAACATTCTTTAGAAACATTTCAGGGATTTCCCCCATCGATAGCAGAACTGGCAAAGTGGGCTAACCAAGACCATTCCGGCATCATCCATAAAAAAACCCTTACCACTTGGTTGCGGTTTTCACTAAGTTAA
- a CDS encoding HDOD domain-containing protein, translating into MNFQEIISQLETAKESRINFYFVTEEQNQEIYALLVHVMGYMDKLYLVEVIFTVLKELLMNANKANAKRDYFTRENLDIQNAGDYAKGMSRFQENIIMKWNEQLDRLDGGNYYISLLMKVEGKSIHFAVENNAPITKEELARVNRRIEVAKNYNDLSDAFTDVSDSTESAGLGLVLIQLLLKNSGIGSEKFKIFTNDKITRATLSVPEVTTPVEIQTDLKTKLLNEIDGLPPLPHSLTKIIQLCNNPDSDLHMISQEIEKNPALSADLLKLSNSAFFANRSQVSSILQAVKVVGLKNLRNLLYVSGVRKIMDGQYGKMMDVWDHSSRCSYYARYLATENNHTNKIADIIAVSALLHDIGKFLLLSVDRGFFKKIETYQRGVDSGNSTLLEEMAIGLSHPQLGALLAEKWEFPLDLRVAIEYHHKPFLAPPELRDLVEVIYMANMMADYHEQKKGFYAIDKILLAKFNLDNIDVFSAAVNKIELLFKKSNE; encoded by the coding sequence GTGAATTTTCAAGAAATTATCTCTCAATTAGAAACCGCAAAAGAATCTAGAATCAACTTTTACTTTGTTACAGAAGAACAAAATCAGGAGATATACGCATTACTTGTCCATGTAATGGGGTATATGGATAAACTTTATTTAGTAGAAGTCATCTTCACTGTCCTCAAAGAACTTCTAATGAATGCCAATAAGGCCAACGCAAAACGTGATTACTTTACCCGTGAGAACCTAGACATACAAAACGCTGGTGACTATGCTAAGGGAATGTCCCGATTCCAAGAAAACATCATCATGAAGTGGAATGAACAATTGGACAGGTTAGACGGCGGAAATTACTACATCAGCCTCCTCATGAAAGTGGAAGGAAAGTCTATCCACTTTGCTGTCGAAAACAACGCACCTATCACAAAAGAAGAACTAGCAAGAGTTAATCGAAGGATTGAAGTCGCTAAAAATTATAACGACCTTTCCGATGCATTTACAGACGTTTCAGACAGTACAGAATCTGCTGGTTTAGGGTTAGTACTCATCCAACTCCTCTTAAAAAACTCTGGAATTGGTTCTGAAAAATTCAAAATTTTTACAAACGACAAGATAACGCGCGCTACACTTTCTGTACCAGAAGTCACAACCCCTGTTGAAATCCAAACTGATTTAAAAACAAAACTCTTAAACGAAATTGATGGGCTTCCTCCACTCCCACATTCTCTTACAAAAATCATTCAACTATGTAACAATCCCGATTCTGACTTACATATGATTTCGCAAGAAATCGAAAAAAATCCTGCTCTCTCTGCTGATCTATTAAAACTTTCTAACTCTGCTTTTTTTGCAAATCGAAGCCAAGTCAGTTCTATCCTACAAGCGGTAAAGGTTGTAGGACTAAAAAACTTACGAAACCTTCTTTATGTATCTGGAGTTCGTAAAATTATGGATGGCCAATATGGCAAGATGATGGATGTTTGGGACCATTCCAGCCGTTGCAGTTATTACGCTCGTTATCTGGCTACAGAAAACAACCATACCAATAAAATTGCCGATATTATTGCCGTAAGTGCCTTGTTACACGATATTGGAAAATTCCTTTTACTTTCTGTGGATCGTGGATTTTTTAAAAAAATCGAAACCTACCAACGTGGTGTTGACTCCGGTAACTCTACGTTACTAGAAGAAATGGCAATTGGACTGAGCCATCCGCAACTGGGCGCACTCCTTGCAGAAAAATGGGAATTCCCTTTAGATTTACGTGTTGCCATCGAATACCATCACAAACCTTTTTTAGCACCACCAGAACTACGCGATCTCGTTGAAGTCATCTATATGGCAAATATGATGGCTGACTACCACGAACAAAAAAAGGGATTCTATGCGATTGACAAAATCCTACTCGCAAAATTTAATTTAGATAATATCGATGTGTTCTCTGCTGCAGTGAACAAAATCGAACTGCTATTTAAAAAGTCTAATGAGTAA
- a CDS encoding ABC transporter ATP-binding protein, whose translation MNEVIRFESVSFVRTDKKILDNVNFSLNDGDSLAIIGRNGAGKTTLINLLFGYSWPTVGTISAFGETYGETPMAPLQNRIGMVQPGHQESLLQRLTTFEMVLTGVIGTLGLYKDPTEMQEKTAESLLRSVNLIHKKDQIYSTLSSGEKMKVLLLRAFGVGKEILVLDEPTATLDITARTDFGKSLFQLKTNNPKLTRILITHRIEEIPEDFSKVLLLKEGKVISFGNKNEVLTDKNLSKLYDLDLQVNEKKGQYSVTVLS comes from the coding sequence ATGAATGAAGTTATCCGTTTCGAATCCGTTTCTTTTGTTAGAACAGACAAAAAAATTTTAGACAATGTCAATTTTTCGTTAAATGACGGTGATTCTCTTGCCATTATAGGAAGGAACGGAGCCGGAAAAACCACTCTCATCAATCTGCTCTTTGGTTATTCATGGCCCACAGTCGGTACAATTTCTGCATTTGGGGAAACATACGGCGAAACTCCAATGGCACCTTTACAAAATCGTATTGGGATGGTGCAACCCGGCCACCAAGAATCCTTATTACAAAGACTCACCACATTTGAAATGGTACTGACTGGTGTGATTGGAACCCTTGGGCTATACAAAGACCCAACAGAAATGCAAGAAAAGACCGCAGAATCGTTGTTACGTTCTGTAAATTTAATCCACAAAAAAGACCAAATTTATTCCACCCTCTCTTCTGGGGAAAAAATGAAAGTTTTGTTATTACGTGCCTTTGGGGTAGGAAAAGAAATTTTAGTTTTAGATGAACCAACGGCCACCTTAGACATTACTGCCAGAACCGATTTTGGAAAGTCCTTATTCCAATTAAAAACAAACAACCCAAAACTCACAAGAATTCTCATCACTCACAGAATCGAAGAAATTCCTGAAGACTTTTCCAAAGTGCTTTTACTAAAAGAAGGAAAGGTAATTAGTTTTGGAAATAAAAACGAAGTGTTAACCGACAAAAACCTTTCTAAACTTTATGATCTCGATTTACAAGTGAACGAAAAAAAAGGACAGTATTCCGTTACTGTCCTTTCCTAA
- a CDS encoding Cna protein B-type domain protein, translated as MRVRGIITVLVLLSLAVVGCSRKKKSMPFWFLLGTGGAVSDARDGVVVPPDSNGVPLPTPGDGVTPTDPEEVPGNNSGQEVATHGPARVIGTIVPVVSGVPANVVCGNPGAPAAPGCIDLTLISVRIEVANGETNTLVASTYAGSNGKFQFDLTDLPNNNYRVLINTGYGLNYTYQDFSFVFDPTQNPYTLVNVGNLLAERLYYGQGPAQFVGVVTSPGFSGGGVTVPAGPVAGITVSIVDSSGNTVGTGVTGANGSFVININPLPNGNYTVVYAGDSVEVSGQPFANTTEFIHYTFPGTNPNTVAQVDLGETSLPWMAATESDLHLTGNILNGALPSDSTSVFTIKLKNEQGAILQTVQITGNGSFAIDGSYLTNGVYYIEVSNPVFYTVSQSFLFTASPNGGTKNVALADPIYIVAKPSLVTGFVKDSNGDHVAGTVINVRPSANQAPSRLLYLKDDPKLGNAVKLWIVEALSAVAGTNCSLNQAGSICSCAVNPTASCLAAVQGSGPWAYQTYGNKLYEVNPTTKEVSFLGASGLWAYYISAPGFENYCGSNPTPCSSNPLAVSLNGNNYNAGTISMTSIAARSQIVGSISIRDTAPTANSTHTSQSGLFVVLLGNTSADGSSLAHITTTSAGQFSFGGSSYVVTLPAILPVPFTNDEAGRVGYALFQLGTGSATTLAQSPSVARANDNGASIDIINGNEYNFRQSSYQLIVVDRVAPSYQSNYLSSASLRVDTSSVATNQYAFSPAVFNLNGTVAHSPRATVTGVVTDAVSTQNVSGATVTLGRLVGGNFTADVHRDCSGGFDSPNCSVSSNRTSGSDQVVGSVSSQSNGSYSFPFLSPGSYQLRVEKNGITTYFPVEVGTGGGTVVVNTPIITNDGRGHLSGSVRTPGGFSFLGTYSLEIVDPNGGTLRPSAGVQPSSIATGSTIFSNASQYTIFNINAGRWKVRFVSAGYASVEGIVDIQADVTTNFDIITFVPGSQTSGSISGRALSALYNTGVCNLTARIRPGVNVKSGAYAIDANGATIASVKTSTDGSYVIPSVPPGNYTLEVSGSGKRGDCTSVSETYSTTYRTVVSAGSETPANQNILVTPILPDNEMRVVLSWGAKPRDLDSHLQYGNSANNRIVWNNKTPLGAGNGSLDYDITTGFGPETITLQGSIWSQPNRYYSIYNWSGEALMGISGANVRVFKGSVGEVRNYSIAPNHSNRWWKIFCIAQDKTISDVGTAGCSASNFIERSMYSN; from the coding sequence ATGCGTGTTCGAGGAATCATAACCGTTCTCGTTCTTTTATCTTTAGCAGTTGTGGGTTGTTCCCGCAAAAAGAAATCAATGCCGTTCTGGTTCTTACTAGGAACTGGTGGTGCTGTCTCCGATGCAAGAGATGGAGTCGTGGTTCCTCCCGATTCCAATGGGGTTCCTCTCCCCACACCTGGTGATGGTGTGACACCAACCGATCCAGAAGAAGTTCCTGGTAATAATTCCGGACAAGAAGTAGCAACCCATGGCCCAGCGCGAGTCATTGGAACCATTGTTCCAGTTGTTTCTGGTGTTCCTGCGAATGTAGTTTGCGGAAACCCTGGTGCTCCAGCAGCTCCTGGATGTATCGATCTTACTTTAATCTCTGTTAGAATCGAAGTTGCCAACGGAGAAACAAATACTCTTGTTGCCTCCACATATGCTGGATCCAATGGAAAATTTCAATTTGATTTAACTGACCTTCCTAATAACAACTACCGAGTTCTCATCAATACGGGATATGGCCTCAACTATACTTACCAAGATTTTTCTTTTGTTTTTGATCCGACTCAAAATCCATACACTTTGGTGAATGTGGGAAATCTTCTCGCAGAACGTTTGTATTATGGTCAAGGCCCTGCACAATTTGTAGGAGTGGTCACAAGTCCAGGATTTTCTGGTGGTGGAGTCACAGTTCCCGCAGGTCCAGTTGCCGGGATTACAGTTTCTATTGTTGATTCCAGTGGAAATACTGTAGGAACGGGAGTCACTGGCGCTAACGGTTCTTTTGTCATCAACATCAACCCACTTCCTAACGGAAATTATACGGTTGTATATGCTGGTGATTCGGTAGAAGTATCTGGCCAACCCTTTGCCAATACCACTGAATTCATTCACTACACTTTTCCTGGAACCAATCCAAACACTGTGGCCCAAGTTGACTTAGGGGAAACAAGTCTTCCTTGGATGGCAGCAACAGAAAGTGACCTTCACTTAACTGGAAATATCCTAAATGGAGCCCTTCCTTCTGACTCCACTTCTGTTTTCACTATCAAACTTAAGAACGAACAAGGTGCTATTTTACAAACAGTACAAATTACTGGGAATGGAAGTTTTGCCATCGATGGAAGTTACCTGACAAATGGTGTTTACTACATAGAAGTATCCAACCCGGTATTTTACACCGTATCACAATCCTTTTTGTTTACAGCGTCTCCTAATGGCGGAACCAAAAACGTAGCCCTTGCCGATCCAATCTACATTGTTGCAAAACCTTCTCTTGTCACAGGGTTTGTTAAAGACTCTAATGGGGATCATGTTGCAGGAACTGTCATCAACGTAAGGCCTTCGGCCAACCAAGCACCATCTCGACTTTTGTATCTGAAAGATGATCCAAAACTTGGAAACGCAGTCAAACTTTGGATTGTTGAGGCACTGAGTGCAGTTGCAGGAACCAATTGTTCTTTAAACCAAGCAGGTTCTATTTGTTCTTGTGCGGTAAATCCAACAGCTTCTTGTTTGGCGGCAGTCCAAGGTTCTGGCCCATGGGCATACCAAACTTATGGAAACAAACTTTATGAAGTCAACCCAACAACCAAAGAAGTATCCTTCCTTGGTGCAAGTGGGCTTTGGGCTTATTACATTTCGGCTCCAGGGTTTGAAAACTATTGTGGATCCAATCCAACTCCTTGTTCTTCCAATCCACTCGCTGTGAGTTTGAATGGAAACAATTACAATGCGGGAACCATTTCTATGACTTCCATTGCTGCTCGTTCCCAAATCGTTGGATCTATTTCGATTCGTGATACGGCGCCAACAGCAAATTCCACTCACACAAGCCAATCGGGACTGTTTGTGGTTCTTTTAGGAAATACTTCCGCTGATGGATCTAGTCTGGCTCACATCACCACTACTTCTGCAGGACAGTTTAGTTTTGGTGGTAGTTCTTATGTTGTGACTTTACCTGCCATCCTTCCTGTCCCTTTTACGAATGATGAGGCGGGAAGAGTTGGATATGCATTATTCCAATTGGGAACAGGTTCAGCGACTACCCTTGCACAATCACCGAGTGTGGCTCGGGCAAATGATAACGGTGCCTCCATCGATATCATTAACGGAAACGAATACAACTTTCGCCAAAGTTCTTACCAACTGATTGTTGTGGATCGTGTGGCTCCTTCTTACCAATCTAATTATTTGTCTTCTGCAAGTTTGCGAGTGGACACATCAAGCGTGGCAACCAACCAATATGCGTTTTCACCTGCTGTCTTCAATTTGAACGGAACTGTGGCGCATAGCCCAAGAGCCACTGTGACTGGTGTGGTGACGGATGCCGTATCCACTCAAAATGTAAGTGGAGCCACTGTGACTCTCGGTCGTTTGGTCGGTGGAAATTTCACTGCCGATGTGCACCGTGACTGCTCAGGAGGATTTGATTCTCCGAATTGTTCTGTTTCTTCTAATAGAACTTCCGGTTCCGACCAAGTGGTGGGATCTGTTTCATCGCAATCTAATGGAAGTTATAGTTTCCCATTCCTTTCTCCAGGTTCTTACCAACTTCGTGTGGAAAAAAATGGAATCACCACTTACTTCCCTGTAGAAGTAGGGACTGGCGGCGGAACTGTCGTTGTGAACACTCCTATCATTACAAATGATGGTCGTGGTCACTTATCCGGTTCTGTCAGAACTCCTGGTGGGTTCTCTTTCCTTGGAACTTATTCTTTGGAGATAGTTGATCCTAACGGTGGAACATTACGTCCGTCAGCAGGTGTACAACCTTCTTCGATTGCCACTGGTTCCACTATCTTTTCTAATGCGAGCCAATACACAATCTTCAATATCAACGCAGGTCGTTGGAAAGTTCGATTTGTTTCGGCAGGATATGCATCAGTAGAGGGAATTGTGGACATCCAAGCGGATGTTACGACTAACTTTGATATCATTACTTTTGTTCCAGGAAGCCAAACCAGTGGTTCGATTTCTGGACGTGCACTTTCGGCATTGTATAATACTGGAGTTTGTAACCTAACGGCTCGCATTCGACCAGGTGTGAATGTAAAATCGGGAGCTTATGCGATCGATGCCAATGGTGCGACTATCGCATCTGTAAAAACATCCACAGACGGATCTTATGTGATCCCTTCCGTGCCACCAGGTAACTACACTTTAGAAGTATCGGGTTCTGGAAAACGAGGGGACTGCACTTCCGTATCAGAGACTTATTCCACAACATACAGAACGGTTGTCTCTGCTGGATCGGAAACTCCTGCAAACCAAAACATCTTAGTCACACCAATCCTTCCTGATAACGAAATGCGAGTGGTGCTATCTTGGGGTGCAAAACCGCGGGATTTGGACTCTCACTTACAATACGGAAATTCGGCGAATAACCGTATCGTTTGGAATAACAAAACTCCACTCGGTGCTGGGAACGGAAGTTTGGATTACGATATCACAACAGGATTTGGTCCAGAAACAATCACTCTCCAAGGATCTATTTGGAGTCAACCTAACCGCTATTACAGCATTTACAATTGGTCTGGTGAAGCCCTTATGGGAATCTCTGGTGCCAATGTTCGGGTCTTCAAAGGAAGTGTAGGGGAAGTGAGAAACTATTCCATTGCACCAAACCATTCCAATCGTTGGTGGAAAATCTTCTGTATCGCACAAGACAAAACCATCTCTGATGTCGGAACTGCGGGTTGTAGTGCCTCTAACTTTATTGAAAGGTCAATGTATTCCAACTAA
- a CDS encoding DUF445 domain-containing protein yields MIPFTYGFVGWVTNWLALKMTFYPIQFIGIPPYLGWQGIIPRKAHKMASKSVDVITERLLNIKEVFLKVDPKKAEIVFLPALEPSIRYTMREFSDSLDPKLWDMIPEVVREEIYHKVRRESGVTIRKVIRKLQKDIDSLFDVKSLVLKKLSGNNVGLVVELFQEVGAPEFRFIERSGFYFGFLLGLVQMIFMIYFPLPWTLPIQGVIVGYLTNYLALEMIFRPLLPKKFLGIFTYQGLFLKRQTEVSRLYAKLVSEKILTPKNILSELIFGKASKDIIEIIRNEVIHHVDTITFLAKPALYATGKIDEFDAAKERIGMAMADNAVEKSFHLEEYLGSALEIETMMGDRMAALPPKEFESILRSAFQEDELLLILVGAALGAVVGWFQMVFLV; encoded by the coding sequence ATGATTCCGTTTACTTATGGATTTGTGGGTTGGGTGACCAATTGGCTGGCCCTAAAGATGACTTTTTACCCCATCCAGTTCATAGGAATTCCCCCCTATTTGGGTTGGCAGGGCATCATCCCAAGAAAGGCCCATAAAATGGCCAGCAAGTCCGTAGATGTGATCACGGAGCGCCTCCTCAATATCAAAGAAGTTTTTTTAAAAGTAGATCCCAAAAAAGCAGAAATCGTTTTCCTACCAGCATTAGAACCTAGCATCCGCTATACGATGCGAGAATTTTCCGACAGTTTGGATCCAAAACTTTGGGATATGATTCCGGAAGTTGTCAGAGAAGAAATTTACCATAAAGTCAGAAGGGAAAGTGGAGTTACCATCCGCAAAGTGATTCGAAAACTCCAAAAGGACATCGATTCCCTCTTTGATGTAAAGTCCTTAGTTTTGAAAAAACTATCAGGAAATAATGTGGGTCTTGTTGTGGAACTTTTCCAAGAAGTGGGAGCTCCCGAATTTCGATTCATTGAAAGATCAGGATTTTATTTTGGATTTCTTTTGGGACTTGTCCAAATGATTTTTATGATCTACTTTCCGTTGCCATGGACTCTTCCCATCCAAGGAGTCATTGTTGGTTATCTGACAAACTACTTGGCTCTTGAAATGATCTTTCGCCCCCTACTTCCCAAAAAGTTTTTGGGAATTTTTACCTACCAAGGTTTGTTTTTAAAAAGACAAACAGAAGTTTCTAGACTTTATGCAAAACTGGTGAGCGAAAAAATTCTAACTCCCAAAAACATTCTTTCGGAATTAATATTTGGAAAAGCATCCAAAGATATCATTGAGATCATTCGAAATGAAGTGATCCATCATGTGGACACCATTACTTTCCTCGCAAAACCAGCGCTTTATGCTACTGGAAAAATTGACGAGTTTGATGCAGCAAAAGAAAGAATCGGAATGGCTATGGCCGACAATGCTGTAGAAAAATCATTTCACTTAGAAGAATATTTAGGTTCAGCTTTGGAAATAGAAACCATGATGGGAGATCGAATGGCGGCACTCCCTCCTAAAGAATTTGAATCCATTCTAAGATCCGCCTTTCAAGAAGATGAATTGTTATTAATTTTAGTGGGAGCGGCCCTAGGTGCCGTTGTGGGTTGGTTTCAAATGGTATTTCTTGTATGA
- a CDS encoding NAD-dependent epimerase/dehydratase family protein, with protein sequence MTKTILITGGSGVLGKELLKDLIEDYKIIAIGNHYTHFPDSIRFHKNFKFYERDLSKIKNPDDFLIPESIDLILHLAAVVSGAKVTEEVYHQINVTSTQLLVEFAKSRNIPHFGFVSSVSVYGSKEINLNINSERMGTTIYAKTKLLAENYILNSGKNYSLFRMASIYGKGTKSFISKLLSLSKLKFYPYISSSRKKSVIHIADATKALVTWTKQTLDGKTPKPVYVFSHPEFVTVNQVINTFQSLRIMGKFLFPIPVGGFFAKMIELVFRSLAFLKRKPFHGSPLQPLLESVAIYDSQSFENLGIFPERDLRKGLTDYQ encoded by the coding sequence ATGACAAAAACAATATTAATTACCGGAGGGAGTGGAGTTCTTGGAAAAGAATTATTAAAAGATCTAATCGAAGATTACAAAATCATTGCTATTGGAAATCATTACACCCATTTTCCTGATTCCATCCGGTTTCATAAAAATTTTAAGTTTTATGAAAGAGATCTTTCTAAAATAAAAAACCCGGATGATTTTTTAATTCCAGAATCCATTGATTTGATTTTACATTTGGCAGCTGTAGTTTCCGGAGCCAAAGTCACAGAAGAAGTATACCACCAAATCAATGTTACTTCCACACAACTACTCGTTGAATTTGCGAAATCTCGAAACATCCCCCATTTTGGTTTTGTCAGTTCAGTTTCCGTTTATGGTTCGAAAGAAATTAATTTAAATATAAATAGTGAAAGGATGGGAACCACCATCTATGCAAAAACGAAGTTACTAGCAGAAAACTATATCCTCAATTCTGGAAAAAATTACTCACTATTTCGAATGGCGAGTATCTATGGAAAAGGAACCAAAAGTTTTATATCAAAATTACTTTCTCTTTCCAAATTAAAGTTTTATCCTTATATTTCTTCCTCTAGAAAAAAATCAGTCATCCATATTGCCGACGCCACAAAAGCATTAGTTACTTGGACTAAACAAACATTAGATGGAAAAACACCTAAACCAGTATATGTGTTTTCTCATCCTGAATTTGTGACAGTGAACCAAGTCATAAACACCTTCCAAAGTTTAAGAATTATGGGAAAATTCCTTTTTCCCATTCCTGTGGGAGGATTCTTTGCTAAAATGATCGAACTGGTCTTTCGATCTTTGGCTTTTCTCAAAAGAAAACCATTCCATGGTTCGCCCCTCCAACCACTACTCGAGTCTGTGGCTATTTACGATTCTCAGTCCTTTGAAAATTTGGGAATTTTTCCGGAGCGAGATTTACGAAAAGGCCTAACTGACTATCAATAA
- a CDS encoding ArsR/SmtB family transcription factor — MAQNKKAEFPEKVQRIASFTKLLSHPARLAILEVLAKRQTCICGEIVEILPLAQSTVSQHLKELKEGGLVKGEVDGTSTCYCIHWENLSKAYEEFSEHITLIKQYQNKKEGNCCE, encoded by the coding sequence ATGGCTCAAAACAAAAAAGCAGAATTCCCAGAAAAGGTCCAAAGGATCGCTTCTTTTACCAAACTTCTTTCTCACCCCGCAAGGCTTGCCATCTTAGAAGTTTTGGCGAAGCGCCAAACTTGTATTTGTGGAGAGATCGTGGAAATCCTTCCTTTGGCGCAGTCCACTGTATCTCAACATTTAAAGGAACTGAAAGAAGGGGGGCTTGTGAAAGGCGAAGTGGATGGAACGTCTACTTGTTACTGTATCCACTGGGAGAATCTATCAAAGGCCTATGAGGAATTTTCAGAACATATCACACTCATCAAACAATATCAAAACAAAAAGGAAGGTAACTGCTGTGAGTAA
- a CDS encoding arsenate reductase ArsC, with the protein MSNQKNILILCTGNSCRSQIAEGWMRFYAKDKANVYSAGIETHGVNPKAIATMKEAGIDISYHTSNHINEYKDIPFDYLITVCDHAKENCPYFPSDAKRFHHNFSDPSKLKGTEEEVRTAFAKTREEIREYCETFINKEL; encoded by the coding sequence GTGAGTAACCAAAAAAATATTCTAATTCTTTGTACCGGAAATAGTTGTCGGAGCCAAATCGCAGAAGGTTGGATGAGATTTTATGCAAAAGACAAAGCCAATGTTTATAGCGCAGGAATTGAAACTCATGGAGTGAATCCAAAAGCCATTGCGACAATGAAAGAGGCGGGAATAGATATTTCTTATCATACTTCGAACCATATCAATGAATACAAAGACATCCCATTTGATTATTTAATCACAGTTTGTGATCATGCCAAAGAAAATTGTCCGTATTTTCCAAGTGATGCAAAAAGGTTTCATCATAATTTTTCCGATCCTTCTAAGTTAAAGGGAACAGAGGAAGAAGTAAGGACTGCGTTTGCTAAAACGAGAGAAGAGATTCGGGAATACTGTGAAACTTTTATTAACAAGGAATTATAG
- a CDS encoding DUF6428 family protein, with amino-acid sequence MKTITWYDFKTKLELYPELHLEFVYSENKTIFPNYHITEFKLANIQSVDCGGKLDSWTEIILQVLEPIEGKDTESMTLGKVNSILEKVNGSMKIPNDAILRIEFGNTETAMRQYFVSEMRTTEKSFSIHLKDGKTECKASVSCGLPKDVVSFPKLEKTNSSCCSPKTATEEEKEKAGCC; translated from the coding sequence ATGAAAACAATAACATGGTATGACTTTAAAACAAAATTAGAACTTTATCCAGAACTTCATCTTGAATTTGTCTATAGTGAAAACAAAACAATTTTTCCCAACTATCATATCACCGAATTCAAACTTGCAAACATTCAGTCTGTGGATTGTGGAGGAAAATTAGATTCTTGGACAGAAATCATCTTACAAGTTTTAGAACCGATAGAAGGAAAAGATACCGAGTCTATGACACTTGGAAAAGTGAATTCCATCCTAGAAAAAGTAAATGGTTCTATGAAAATTCCCAATGATGCCATTTTACGAATTGAATTTGGAAATACAGAAACAGCGATGAGACAATATTTTGTTTCGGAGATGCGTACAACTGAAAAGTCCTTCTCCATCCATCTAAAAGATGGAAAAACGGAATGCAAAGCATCTGTAAGTTGTGGTCTTCCCAAAGATGTTGTTAGTTTTCCTAAATTAGAAAAAACAAATTCTTCTTGTTGTTCTCCAAAAACAGCCACGGAAGAAGAGAAGGAAAAAGCAGGCTGTTGTTAG